The stretch of DNA TTTTTGGGGAGGTCTGTTTCCGGGATGATTTCGTCCCGGTAGAAGTTGATCAATGCGGTTTCAGAGGTGGGCAAGAGGAATTGCACTTTGTCGTCGCCGGTTTTGAGGTGGAATACGTCGTCGGCAAATTTGGGGAATTGTCCGGCGGTAAAGCCACATGCTTCGTTGAGTATGTGTGGGGGCAATACAAATTCGTAGCCGTCGTCAATGTGGCTGTCGATGAAGTAGTTGAGCAAGGCCCATTCGAGGCGTGCGCCGTCGCCGATGTAAAGCCAGAATCCGGTTCCGCCCATTTTGACGCCGCGTTCGTAGTCGATCAGGCGCAGATGGGTAACGAGTTCGATGTGGTCCTGGGGATCAAAGTCGGGTGCGGGTTTTTCGCCCCAGGTGCGTACGACGCGGTTGTTTTCTTTGTCTCCGGGGGGTACGTCGTCTGCGGGTATGTTGGGGAGGCTTTCTATAAATAGATGGATGTTTTGCTCGATTTCCGCGAGTTCGGTTTCAATGGTTTTGATGCGGTTCGAGACGTCGCGCATTTCTGTTTGTATCTGGGCGATGTCTCCGCCCGCTTTTTTTATTTGGGGGATTTGGGCGGAGACGCTGTTGCGTTTTGCGCGTAGCTGTCCGGCTTCTGCGATGTGCGCGCGGCGCTTTTCATCCCAGACGAGCAGGTCCGTGAAGTCGATGTCGTCCATGCGTTTTTTTAATGCCCGGATGACGTATTCGGGGTTTTTGCGAATGAGGTTGATGTCGAGCATGAAGGATTACTCCTGAAGAGAATAGGAAAAAATGTGCCAATTTGTTGGGTTACAGGTGGTCATTTTGACCATAATGTTCCATTTTTGCCACATGAATTTTTCAGCTATATATGAGCGTTTTGGGATAAGTTCTGTAAAATCAGCTATTAAAAAAAATAATATGAAAAATAATAAAAGTGGCACGGGATTTGCTTATAGATAAAGGTAAAGAAAAACTGTCACCCACAGAAGGAGAAATAACATGACGTGCATCGATCTGGAAAAACGCGACCAAATGGCGTATCGCGCGCTGTTTTATGCGATTCACGGTGATGTTGACCGGTCTGAAAAGATTCGGTCAATGTTGCGCTGGGATCACGAGATACGGGAACGGGTTCCCGTTCGTGAATTTGTTCCGGCTTAAATTAGGCCTCGTTGTTGTAATGCGTCTTGCGCTTTTGCAAAGCCGTCTATGGCTTCGCGGTCTCGTCCCCATTCGACGAGTTCTTCCATGCCGTGTTGAAAACTGACACTGGGCTTAAAGCCCAGTGTTTTTTTTATGCGCGAGATGTCGGCAATGCTGTGGCGGGTGTCGCCCTGGCGATAGGTGCCGGGGATGTGGGGCGCGAGGTGTTCAGTGCCCAGGATGTTGGACAGGGTCAGGGCGATGTGTTCAATGGATGTGCCGATTCCGCTGCCGACGTTGAAGGCCTGATAATCTCCTTCAGATTTTTCCATGGCGAGGATGTTGGCCCGTACGATGTCGTGGACGGAGATGAAGTCGCGCGATTGTTTGCCGTCTTCGTAGATGACGGGTCTTTTGTTGTTTTTGAGGCGGCTCATGAAGATGGCAGTGACACCCGTATAGGGGTTGGAGAGCGATTGCCGGGGTCCAAAGATGTTGAAGTAGCGCAGGGCTACTGAGGGTATTTTGTAGGCGCGACCTATGTTGAGGACCATGTCTTCTTGATGCGTTTTGGTTTGTGCGTAGATGGTGTGGCATAAGCGTTCGGTGTCTTCGGGTACGGGTGCTGGAGGCATGTCCTTTTTGCATACGGGACACTTGTGTTCCCAGTTGGCTCTTTTTAGCTGGTTTTCTGGGCGGAGACCAGGGTGTTGTGGACCGTGTTCTGCACATGTGTAGCGGCCCTCGCCATAGCTGGTTTGCGAGGCTGCGACGATGAGTTTTTCAATGTTGTGTTTGTTGTTGACGAGGATGTCGAGCAGGTTCGCCGTGCCTCCGGTGTTGACGTCAACGTATTTTTTAATTTCGTATTGCGATTGTCCCACGCCAACGGCGGCGGCTTTGTGGAAGATGATTTCAATGCCTTGAAGGGCTTTTTTCAAGGCGTCGTAATCGCGGATGTCGGCCTGGATAAATTCGGCATGGGGGTTGGCGTAATCCGGCAATTCGCGGTTGGGGTGTACCTGAGGGTCCAGGTTGTCAAAGATGCGGACGCGGTGTCCGCGCTGTACGAGTTTATCGACGAGGTAAGAGCCTACAAATCCCATGCCGCCGGTGACGAGGATGTTTTTGGTGGTCATTTATTCAAGAATTTTTCGAATGTTGAATTTTTCATTGGGCTGTGGTCCCCGGGTCAGCATGTCGGCGAGCAGGCCCGTGCAGACGAATTGCACGCCGAGTACGGTGAGAAAGACCCCGAGCATCAGGAGGGGATACCGGTATTGAATGGTGCCGGTTTGGAGCCATAGGGATGCGATGTATGTGTTGATGAGCATGCCTATGGTGCCAAAGATGAGGCCCACTGTGCCAAAGAGGTGGAGGGGACGACCCATGTATTTGCCGATGTAC from Gemmatimonadota bacterium encodes:
- a CDS encoding SDR family NAD(P)-dependent oxidoreductase, whose protein sequence is MTTKNILVTGGMGFVGSYLVDKLVQRGHRVRIFDNLDPQVHPNRELPDYANPHAEFIQADIRDYDALKKALQGIEIIFHKAAAVGVGQSQYEIKKYVDVNTGGTANLLDILVNNKHNIEKLIVAASQTSYGEGRYTCAEHGPQHPGLRPENQLKRANWEHKCPVCKKDMPPAPVPEDTERLCHTIYAQTKTHQEDMVLNIGRAYKIPSVALRYFNIFGPRQSLSNPYTGVTAIFMSRLKNNKRPVIYEDGKQSRDFISVHDIVRANILAMEKSEGDYQAFNVGSGIGTSIEHIALTLSNILGTEHLAPHIPGTYRQGDTRHSIADISRIKKTLGFKPSVSFQHGMEELVEWGRDREAIDGFAKAQDALQQRGLI
- the serS gene encoding serine--tRNA ligase, which produces MLDINLIRKNPEYVIRALKKRMDDIDFTDLLVWDEKRRAHIAEAGQLRAKRNSVSAQIPQIKKAGGDIAQIQTEMRDVSNRIKTIETELAEIEQNIHLFIESLPNIPADDVPPGDKENNRVVRTWGEKPAPDFDPQDHIELVTHLRLIDYERGVKMGGTGFWLYIGDGARLEWALLNYFIDSHIDDGYEFVLPPHILNEACGFTAGQFPKFADDVFHLKTGDDKVQFLLPTSETALINFYRDEIIPETDLPKKFFSYTPCYRKEAGSYRAQERGMIRGHQFNKIEMFQFTRPEDSEDALEELIDKAEKLTRGLGLHHRVSMLAAKDVSASMAKTYDIEVWIPSMNEYKEVSSASNASDYQARRGSIRFKRAETGKNELVHTLNASGLATSRIIPAIVEQNQNSDGSVTIPEVLRPYLGGKKIFEPVD